One window of Halorussus sp. MSC15.2 genomic DNA carries:
- a CDS encoding undecaprenyl diphosphate synthase family protein — protein MGLYDRYLAARLRRHEADSPSHVAVNITERDLLEQGAYTTLEAFFEWAFEYGAERITVYVSVLDPEAAPTLRRELDQVSAPRQLAVRGPDDTQRADAPIQVSIGLGGKHEFAGAVRKIAENVRDGELTAEQVDESDVEEHLVFPENPDLVLKTGAERLSDFMIWQSVYSELYFTDVNWRDFRKREYLRALLDYKNRQRRFGR, from the coding sequence GTGGGACTGTACGACAGGTATCTCGCCGCCCGCCTCCGGAGACACGAGGCCGACTCGCCCAGTCACGTCGCCGTCAACATCACCGAGCGTGACTTGCTCGAACAGGGCGCGTACACGACGCTCGAAGCCTTCTTCGAGTGGGCGTTCGAGTACGGGGCCGAACGCATCACCGTCTACGTCAGCGTCCTCGACCCCGAAGCGGCCCCGACGCTCCGGCGCGAGTTGGACCAAGTGTCTGCCCCGCGCCAGTTGGCGGTCCGGGGTCCCGACGACACCCAGCGCGCCGACGCCCCGATTCAGGTCTCCATCGGCTTGGGCGGCAAACACGAGTTCGCAGGCGCAGTGCGGAAGATAGCCGAGAACGTCCGCGACGGCGAGTTGACCGCCGAGCAGGTGGACGAGTCCGACGTGGAGGAGCATCTGGTGTTCCCCGAGAACCCCGACCTCGTGCTGAAGACCGGCGCGGAGCGACTCTCGGACTTCATGATATGGCAGTCGGTGTACTCGGAACTCTATTTCACCGACGTGAACTGGCGGGACTTCCGGAAGCGAGAGTACCTTCGGGCGCTGCTCGACTACAAGAATCGCCAGCGACGGTTCGGCCGGTAA
- the uppS gene encoding polyprenyl diphosphate synthase produces MFQWVQRRVQAAYERLLRREISGAPTHVAVIQDGNRRYASKQGEDAPDGHRAGAQTTERVLNWCQDMGVEELTLYAFSTENFDRPDHENEALFDLLEEKLYDFGDDDRVHDGEVCIRAIGDREALPERVREAIDYAEGRTADYDSFTLNVALAYGGRNELLNATRDVASAVEDDELDPADIDVSEIENRLYDSPVRDVDLIIRTGGDERTSNFLPWHANGNEAAVFFCTPYWPEFSKVDFLRGIRTYESREESWRRAKAKRALALVRELGGVELEEARRIIDRFRGTLPEESNVEELGAEELGIEELDVEGERSSVE; encoded by the coding sequence ATGTTCCAGTGGGTACAGCGGCGAGTTCAGGCCGCATACGAACGTCTTCTCAGACGAGAGATATCCGGCGCGCCGACGCACGTCGCGGTCATTCAAGACGGTAACAGACGGTACGCCAGCAAGCAGGGCGAAGACGCGCCCGACGGCCACCGCGCTGGTGCTCAGACGACAGAGCGAGTGCTGAACTGGTGTCAGGACATGGGCGTCGAGGAGTTGACGCTGTACGCGTTCTCGACCGAGAACTTCGACCGCCCCGACCACGAGAACGAAGCGCTGTTCGACCTGCTGGAGGAGAAGTTGTACGACTTCGGCGACGACGACCGCGTCCACGACGGCGAGGTCTGCATCCGTGCCATCGGCGACCGGGAGGCGCTTCCCGAGCGCGTCCGGGAGGCCATCGACTACGCCGAGGGCCGGACTGCGGACTACGACTCGTTCACCCTCAACGTCGCGCTGGCCTACGGCGGTCGGAACGAACTCCTCAACGCTACCCGCGACGTGGCGAGCGCGGTCGAAGACGACGAGTTGGACCCCGCGGACATCGACGTTTCCGAGATAGAGAATCGGCTGTACGACAGTCCGGTCCGCGACGTGGACCTCATCATCCGGACCGGCGGCGACGAGCGCACCTCTAACTTCCTGCCGTGGCACGCCAACGGCAACGAGGCGGCGGTCTTCTTCTGCACGCCCTACTGGCCCGAGTTCTCGAAGGTGGACTTCCTCCGAGGCATTCGGACCTACGAGTCGCGCGAGGAGTCGTGGCGTCGCGCGAAGGCCAAGCGCGCGCTGGCGCTGGTCCGGGAACTCGGCGGCGTGGAACTGGAGGAGGCCCGCCGGATAATCGACCGATTCCGCGGGACGCTGCCCGAGGAGTCGAACGTCGAGGAACTGGGGGCCGAGGAGTTAGGTATCGAGGAGTTGGACGTGGAGGGCGAGCGGTCGTCTGTGGAGTGA
- a CDS encoding cold-shock protein, whose protein sequence is MAKGTVDFFNDTGGYGFIDTEDADEDVFFHMEDIGGPDLEEGQEVEFEIEQADKGPRAKNLKRL, encoded by the coding sequence ATGGCGAAAGGTACGGTCGATTTCTTCAACGACACTGGCGGTTACGGTTTCATCGACACTGAGGATGCCGACGAAGACGTGTTCTTCCACATGGAAGACATCGGCGGTCCGGACCTCGAAGAGGGGCAGGAAGTCGAGTTCGAAATAGAGCAGGCGGACAAGGGTCCGCGAGCGAAGAACCTCAAACGCCTGTAA
- a CDS encoding DUF5778 family protein has product MDDAVDEDLYRRTEQLLEPGDIELNGAIVRTDLGSDEETEMHQATVDIGEIIAEHAGYDSKDTFVYSGTDDTDFASNQHQGLTLDDESFVWECQQLLRDGTFDVVFYYEASADHESILEDVRDLGFDVVGVEG; this is encoded by the coding sequence ATGGACGACGCAGTCGACGAGGACCTCTACCGTCGGACCGAGCAGTTACTCGAACCGGGCGACATCGAACTCAACGGGGCCATCGTTCGGACCGACCTCGGCAGCGACGAGGAGACCGAGATGCATCAAGCGACCGTCGATATCGGCGAGATAATCGCCGAACACGCGGGCTACGACTCGAAGGACACGTTCGTCTACTCCGGGACCGACGACACCGACTTCGCCTCGAACCAGCATCAGGGACTGACGCTCGACGACGAGTCGTTCGTCTGGGAGTGCCAGCAACTCCTCCGCGACGGCACCTTCGACGTGGTGTTCTACTACGAGGCCAGCGCCGACCACGAGTCCATCCTCGAAGATGTGCGCGACCTCGGGTTCGACGTCGTCGGTGTCGAGGGGTGA